A single genomic interval of Camelina sativa cultivar DH55 chromosome 11, Cs, whole genome shotgun sequence harbors:
- the LOC104721389 gene encoding cyclin-D3-1-like, with amino-acid sequence MAIPKEEETRQEQSNSFLLDALYCEEEEQWGEDEGEQVEENSSFSPFVLLQQDLYWEDEDLVTLLTKEEEQAGLGTCLDDVYLSTDRKEAVGWILRVNAHYGFSTLAAVLAITYLDKFICSYSLQRDKPWMLQLVSVACLSLAAKVEETQVPLLLDFQVEETKYVFEAKTIQRMELLILSTLEWKMHLTTPISFVDHIIRRLGLKNNAHWDFLNRCNRLLLSVISDSKFVGYLPSVVAAATMLRIIEQVEPFDPLSYQTNLLGALHLTKEKVKTCYDLILQLPMDRIGLQIQNQSSRKRKSHESPSSSLNSPSCVIDSNPFSSDESSNDSWSASSYNPTSSQQQQPPFKKMRGAQENDTKKPILHLPCAIVVATP; translated from the exons ATGGCGATTCCCAAGGAGGAAGAAACTAGACAAGAGCAGAGCAATTCATTTCTTCTTGATGCTCTCTActgcgaagaagaagagcaatggGGAGAAGACGAAGGAGAACAAGTTGAAGAGAACTCTTCCTTTTCTCCGTTCGTTCTTCTTCAACAAGATTTGTACTGGGAAGATGAAGATCTGGTCACTCTCttaaccaaagaagaagaacaagctgGACTCGGCACCTGTCTCGATGATGTTTATCTCTCCACGGATCGAAAAGAAGCTGTGGGTTGGATTCTGAGAGTCAACGCTCATTATGGCTTCTCTACTCTGGCTGCTGTTTTAGCCATAACTTATCTCGATAAGTTCATCTGTAGCTACAGCTTACAGAGAGACAAACCGTGGATGCTTCAGCTTGTTTCTGTAGCTTGCCTCTCTCTAGCTGCTAAAGTCGAAGAAACCCAAGTCCCTCTTCTTCTAGACTTCCAA gtGGAGGAGACAAAGTATGTGTTTGAGGCCAAAACCATACAGAGAATGGAGCTACTGATTCTGTCTACTCTCGAGTGGAAGATGCATCTCACTACTCCAATTTCGTTCGTAGACCACATTATCAGGAGATTGGGACTTAAGAACAATGCTCACTGGGATTTTCTCAACAGATGCAACCGTCTCCTCCTCTCTGTAATCTCCG ATTCAAAATTTGTCGGGTACCTCCCATCAGTAGTTGCCGCAGCTACCATGTTGCGAATTATAGAGCAAGTTGAGCCCTTTGACCCTCTTTCATACCAAACTAATCTCCTTGGTGCCCTTCACTTAACCAAG GAAAAGGTGAAAACTTGCTACGATCTAATCCTCCAACTACCAATGGACCGCATTGGTTTACAGATCCAAAACCAATCTTCCCGGAAACGCAAGAGTCACgaatcaccatcatcatcgttGAACAGTCCAAGCTGTGTCATCGATTCAAACCCGTTCAGTAGCGATGAAAGCTCAAACGATTCGTGGTCAGCGAGTTCGTAcaatccaacatcgtcgcagcAGCAACAACCTCCGTTTAAGAAGATGAGAGGAGCTCAAGAGAATGATACGAAGAAGCCGATTTTGCATCTGCCATGTGCAATCGTAGTAGCCACTCCATGA